The genomic DNA AAGTGGCGATATTCAAGCGAGATTCGAAGATTGCCGACGTGTTCTTGAAAGAGAGGGTCTTCTTTGATGGCGCGCTTCTCTCGGACTATCTATCTATGGAAGTGGCTCAATCGCACTATCGAACTGACCGCTAGACTGTACTGTTTTCACTGCACTAACATGGACCATCTCGCGATCGCCACAGACCGGAGGGCATTTGGTGTCATTCAGGAGTAATTCATGAAACTATCAAAACTGGTCGGCAGCGTAGCCATACATGAGGGACACCATGGATAAGGTCATAAGGAAATCGCTAAGTGCATTTGCTCCCATAATTGTTACTACTATGGCATACGCTGGCGAAGCAAAAATTCACAATATTGAGTATCCCAGTCACCTATACGGAAAAGGTGGTGTTGTCACGACTGTCGAGAGCGACAAACCAAAGGTAGAATGCGTTGCATATCGTGACGGCGTCCCAGTTGGGTCTGGGAGTGGTTACACTACGGCAGGAATCGCAAATGTCACTATTCTTATTACTGAAAAGCAGGGAACGCTCATGGTCAAATGTGGTTAGTAAGTGCGCCCTGCTAAGGGCGCCCAATCAGGTGCTCAAGCCGACGAGTCTCTAGCCACCAGAGATCAATATGTACCGATTGTTAGTCGCCATCCTGATGGCTGTCCCGCTCGCCACACTTGCAGCTGACATTTCAAGCCAATTTATCAAGGCGCAATTGGCATATAATGCTTCCATCGATATTCCTCGCTCATGGAAGATAATGCGCGGCAACGAGATGTTCGCTATCGAGAGCACCGTAGGCGCTGCAATTGATCTATCAGGATACTCAAAGCTTGCTGAAGGCACAGAGTCTTTACTTGTCTCAACTTTCCCTGACCCTCGCCTGTACGCTGGTGTGACCGTAACTACGATCGCCATTGCCGGAGCGACGCGTGCATCAGTCAGTGCACTAACAGATGCGCAGGTTAGATCCGCAGAATCCACCATCCGGCAGGGTATGGAGACGATGCTGACACGGCTCGGGTCAAAAGTATCGGGTTGGACACCAATGGAAAAAGTCTCGCTTGGCGACAGAACCGTACTACATATCAGTTACATACGCTCCTCCGATACCGGTGATAGAAGAGTGCACTTGTACAAAATCTTCAGCTCTGGAAGAATATTTGACCTAGCGTTATCCACGAGCCTTGCTCATGAAAGCACTAACCAAATAATACTGCGCAGAATAGCTATTTCGTTCAAGTCGCAGTAGAATTTCCTGCCTCATCGCATACATTAGACCTCTTGCATAACCATCTGTTCAGGCTTTCCATGCCTGGGGGAATATGCTTCCATGATTTCCACTGGACAGAGGAGGCACCGTCATGGAAATACAGGGGGTTGAAGGCCTGCCGGATGCGACGTTTCGGCGACTGACGGGGGTTCGGAAGCGAACATTTATTGAGATGCTGTCCGTTCTGCACACCGCTGAGGCTCACCTGAGGCTCACCGCAAAGCGCGGGGTGGGAAGCCGAATCCTTTGGCCGTCGCAACGCGACTCGTGATGACGCTGGAGTACTGGCGTGAATACCGTACGTCTCTCCACATTGGGCACAGCTACGGAGTCAGTGAGAGTACGGCCTATCGCAACATCCGCTGGTGCGAGGACACGCTCATCAAGAGTGGGGCGTTCACGCTTCCTGGCAAGAAAGCCCTCGTCACCAGTGACCGGACGGATGAAATTATCCTCATCGACGCGACGGAAACACCCGTGGAACGACCCCCAAAAAACAGCGTCGCCACTACTCGGGCAAGAAAAAACGCCATACGCTGAAGACCCAGCTTGTCGTCGACAAGGCAATGGGCACGATCATTGGCCTCGCGCACGCCGCCGGCCGTCGGCATGACTTCCGCTTGCTCAAGGAGTCCGGCGTGAGGCTCCATCCCGCCACCCATGCCGTCACGGACACCGGCTACCGGGGCCTACAGAAACTGCATGGCAACACCACGATGCCAAAAAAGCGCAGCAAAAAGAATCCTCTGACTGCGGACGACAAGCGGCACAACCGTGCCATCTCCAGAAACCGCATCCTTGCAGAGAACGTCATTGGCGTTGTGAAACGCTTCAAGATTGTCTCCGACCGATACCGAAACCGCAGAAGGCGCTTTGGCCTGCGCTTTACGCTCATTGCTGCAGCATACAACAAGGACTTGTCACCATGAAGTTATGCAAGAGGTCTATTCATCCTTATGTTTCCTCGGCATCACTGGAATCTGATTCACGCCATGTGGGGCATTCCGAGAAGACACTCAGGGCCAGCGGTTGTTGTCACCGCTTACCACCCCGATCTAGCTCAATGGCAGAACGGATTCATGAAGGTGCACATGAGCAACAACCGCGAACGAAGCTGATTCACGAAGGACGATACGCGGCTGAAATCGGCATTGAGCTGCTTGTAACTGACGACGAATGGTCTCCCATCTATCGGGAGAAGACGTATACAAACATCGATGATGTTGCGACGTTGAAAAAAGGAGATACCGCGACAGCGGCGCGGAACGGACGCATATTGCTCTGACTCTCATTTTCGGTTTAAGCCTGTCACCGCACACACAAGTATAGGATCAACTGGGTCGACCCTGCCCCATTTTACTCTCCGTCCCCTTCCACAACCGTTCAATGTTCCCCTTGTGCTTGATTACAATGAGCGCGGTCATCAACACGGAGAACAAAGCAAATGGAGTCGTAGGTCGAAGAGATGCAGTAAAGATGGGAAAGAGTCCAAAGGCAATCAACGCGCCACCGGAAGAGTAGCGCCACAGAGCCACGGCTCCAATCCAGGCCAGAAGCAGCAATAGGCCGATCAATGGCGCGACACCGAGGACGGAACCAAGCGCGGTTGCGACCCCTTTGCCGCCCTTGAATCCGAGAAACGGTGAAAATAGATGGCCAAGAAACGGCGCAAGCGCGACGACTAGTATGGCCCATTCAACTTGCAAGAGTTGCGTCGCCGCGAAGCCCATTACCCACCCTTTGCCCATATCGCCGATCAAGGTCAGAATGCCGGCCTTCTTGCCCGACACGCGCAAGACATTCGTAAAGCCGACGTTCTTGCTGCCGACCGTGCGAGGATCCGGCAGTTCCATCGCCTTTGAAATGACCACGCCAAAAGGGACAGCACCCAACAGGTATCCAAAGATGGTGAGTCCTATAGTCAGTCCTATCTGATCCATTAATCTTTCAGTGCCATCAGTATTTGGATAGACGCCGCTTACGATTACTGAAACTTCTCTGGATGGGTAAAAAACTCCAGCATCACTCGATTCAGATTCGGCCAATCTCGGTGACTGCCTGTTCCTTCGCAGTAGAGCGTTGCGCCGCCTGAGGCACATCCTTGATACGCGCGACATCCGCCTTCTACTGATTTTGTCTTCGTGACATCACAGTGATTGCAGCCCGCCCACCAGGCGGACGTTTGGCTTCCCCAACCGGGAAATAAACTATCGTTCTTGCTGTGCATGATCATAACGGGAAGAGGATCACGGCATTGAAAGGAGTCAAGGTCCTTGCCAGTCCATCCGGCGGCGCTTGGCGCGATGACCGCCGGGATTTTCTTCGTCTTGTCGAGCACCGCTAACGCCAATGAAGCGGTACCACCGTCTGAGTGACCGGTAACAAACATTCGCTTTTCATCGATGCACCATTCTTTTGCCACGAGGCCAGGAATCGTCCCAAGCTGCTCAACAGTAACAGGATTTAATTGCTTGTGATCGGCATAGACCACAACAAACCCCGCGCCGGTCGCTGCGGTCGTGAGACCCACAAATCGCTCCGATGCCCAACGGCTCTGACCCGCCGGTGCATAGATCATTAAGAGTGGGTGTGCGAATGTGGCGTCGTAATTCGAGGGTGTGCGGACCATGTACCGAATGCCATCAGCGGAGATTTTCCCATCGGTTGCGCCGACGAGGCCTGGACGTGAACCGACCGGACAATGCCCGGTCGCATTCGCATAAGCGAATGCTCCCAACTGCGGAGGTTGCTCGTTTTCACTGCAAGCTGTCAATGCGAGGTGGAGAGAGAGAACGGCGCAGGTAAGAAGTCTTGAGTTCCGTAGCACGCTGTTGATGGCATTTATAGCCAAGCCCTCAATTACTGATGGACATTGACGGTGAACCTGGGCGATCATGGGGCATGCGATGTTCATCAGATTTGCGTCAACGGGTGGTGGATTTTGTCCGGAGTGGTGGCAGCAAGGCCGAGGCGGCTCGGCGATTCAGGGTGGGGGAGGCGAGTGTGTATCGCTGGCTCAAGCCTGGGGGCTTGGCGTACAAGCGCCCCGGCCCACAACGGCCCCACAAACTCGATTGGGAAGCCTTGCGCCGTCATGTGGAAGTCCATCCGGATCGGACACAAGCGGAGCGGGCGCGGCATTTCCACGTCTCCCGGCATGGCATCTGGAACGCGCTGCGAAAACTGGCGGTCACTCATAAAAAAAAGGATGGGCTATCAAGAACGCGACCCTCTCCGACGACGATGGTTTCTCCGTCTTCGCGAACGGTTCCTGCGACGCGGCAAACAGCCCGTCTACATCGATGAATGCGGGTTTGCGCCTTCAACGGTGCGGCGCTATGGATATGCGCTGAAAGGCCAGCGCGTGGCTGGCCTCGTTTCCGGGCATCGACGGCCACGCACCTCGCTCATTGCCGCTCGCATGGATGGGCGACTTGCCGAGCCCTGTCTGTTCGAAGGAACCTGCGATACGGCAGTCTTCAATGCCTGGCTAAAGACGAGGTTATGCCCTCGTCTGAACGCCCAGCATCTCGTCATCCTGGACAACGCCGCATTTCATACCTCACCTGAAACAGCGCAGCTCATCAAGGCGACGGGCGCCACCCTGCTCTTCCTCGCACCCTATTCTCCCGATCTCAACCCCATCGAGCAGGACTTCGCCACCCTGAAGAAGCGTCGGGAGTATCAGGAGCAAGCCACCCTCGACGACATCGTCAAGACCTATCAATGATTGTGGACATAGCTATAAATGGTGGCTGATTCAAGATTGCATGATGGAGAATCATGCCCAAACACCGCTCTATAGATCATTGTTCAGAGACCCTTCGCGACAACCTGTCTCCAAAAGCTCCACACATACTGACTGCCGGAGACATAGCCAAGCACCAGCGACAGATACAAGGTGACGGTGCCGGCCAGGTGCATATTGCCGAGTTCCGCGAGGCCTGTTCCTTCCAGGATCAGCAAAATAATGGCCACGACTTGGAGCGTCATTTTATATTTGCCGGTGGTCTCAGCCGGGATGATCATCCCTTCTCCCGCAGCAATGGCGCGGATACCGGTCACTGCGACTTCGCGAGCGATGATCAGCAGCGCTACCAATGCGCTGACCCGATCCACGTTCATGAGGAGAATCAGGGCCGACAAGACCAGAAGTTTGTCCGCAATCGGATCGAGGAGTTTGCCGAGCTTCGTCACCTGGCCGGTTCGCCGCGCGATGTAGCCGTCCAACATATCCGTCACCGCCGCGACGGTAAAGACAACGGCCGCCGCCAGCGACTGATCGGGCGTTGGATTGACGAACAGAATGATGAAGACCGGAATCAAGAGAATGCGGGCGAGGGTGAGGAGATTGGGCAGATTGAGCGACTCCTCCCCAATGTCTCGCCACACTTCCAAGACGCGGTTCATGGCTGCATCTATCCTTTACACAATCCCGTTTTTTAATAAATCATGCAAATGAATCACGCCACGAATCGTCCGACCGTCTTCCGTCACGACCAGCGTCGTGATCGCATATCGCTCCATCATTTCCACCGCCGATGCCGCCAATTCCTGCGGTCCGATCGTTTTGGGATTGTGGGAGGCCAATTCGCGTGCCGTCGTATTCACCAGATCCGTGCCCCGCTGGATGAAGCGTCGCAAGTCGCCGTCGGTGATGACGCCGATCAACACACCCTCATGATCGACCACGGTCGTCATGCCGAGCTTTTTTGCGCTCATTTCGAGCATGGCCGCCATACCTCCGACGGTGGCTTGGACCATGGGGATTTCGGAATCGGCATGCATGAGATCTTTCACTTTGACCAGCAACCGGCGTCCCAAGGTGCCGCCGGGATGGAACCGGGCAAAATCCTCTTCCTTGAAGTCACGCTTCTGCAAGAGGGCGACCGCGAGCGCATCGCCTAATGCCAACGTGGCGGTCGTGCTGGCGGTCGGAGCCAGCCCCATCGGGCAGGCTTCTTCCTGGACCGACACATCGAGCGCGACATCGGCATTTTTTGCCAGGGTTGAATTCATCCGTCCCGTGAACGCAATCACCGGAATGCCTAAACGTTTCACGTACGGAAGCAATTGAAGCAACTCCTGCGTCTCGCCGCTGTTGGAAATCGCGACCAGCGCATCCCGACGGGCCAACATGCCCAAATCTCCGTGCACGCCTTCGGCGGGATGCAGGAAGAACGACGACGTACCGGTACTGGCGAGTGTCGCGGCGATTTTCTGGCCGATCAGGCCGGATTTGCCCATGCCAGACACGACGACCTTTCCCTTGCACTGAACAAGCAGATGCACCGCCTTCGTAAACTTGGCATCCAGCCGGTCCACCAGCGATTGAACGGCTCGAGCTTCGATTTCGAGGACACGCCGGCCATCGGCAAGGCTTTCCTCCATTCTTACGGCCTTGGACTCTCGACCAGTCGGCTTCACGGTCATGGGGTTGCTGCGTCTTGTTTTAGTCCTCGGAACCGGACTGACTCGCGTCACCCTCTTGGTTTGGCTGCGTCGCATATACGCATGACCCGTTCCAGCAAGGACTTCAATTGGTGCAACGGAACCATATTCGGTCCATCAGACAGCGCCTCGTCAGGATTCGGATGGACCTCCATGAAAAATCCATCGACTCCTGCTCCGGCGGCGGCGCACGCCAATGGCTCGACAAATTCCCGCTGGCCGCTGGATTTCGTCCCTCCACCGCCAGGCAACTGAACGCTGTGCGTCGCATCGAAGACGACAGGATACCCGAAGCTCCTCATAATAGGGAAGGACCGCATATCCACGACAAGATTGTTATAGCCAAATGAAGATCCCCGCTCGGTGAGCAGAAGGCGGCGGCTGCCACATTCTTCGACTTTCTTCACCGCGTTGCCCATTTCTATCGGCGAGAGGAACTGCCCCTTCTTCACATTCACAACTTTTCCGGTTTGTGCGGCGGCAAT from Nitrospira sp. includes the following:
- a CDS encoding Mobile element protein; its protein translation is MGYQERDPLRRRWFLRLRERFLRRGKQPVYIDECGFAPSTVRRYGYALKGQRVAGLVSGHRRPRTSLIAARMDGRLAEPCLFEGTCDTAVFNAWLKTRLCPRLNAQHLVILDNAAFHTSPETAQLIKATGATLLFLAPYSPDLNPIEQDFATLKKRREYQEQATLDDIVKTYQ
- a CDS encoding 2-Keto-3-deoxy-D-manno-octulosonate-8-phosphate synthase; the encoded protein is MVHLVDIGTFKVGQGQRPFLIAGPCVIESEQLVMDTAGRVAEMTKALGIPYIFKSSFDKANRTSIKSFRGPGIIDGLAILKKVKDHFALPVLTDVHTETQATEAGKVVDVLQIPAFLCRQTDLLIAAAQTGKVVNVKKGQFLSPIEMGNAVKKVEECGSRRLLLTERGSSFGYNNLVVDMRSFPIMRSFGYPVVFDATHSVQLPGGGGTKSSGQREFVEPLACAAAGAGVDGFFMEVHPNPDEALSDGPNMVPLHQLKSLLERVMRICDAAKPRG
- a CDS encoding D-arabinose-5-phosphate isomerase — its product is MTVKPTGRESKAVRMEESLADGRRVLEIEARAVQSLVDRLDAKFTKAVHLLVQCKGKVVVSGMGKSGLIGQKIAATLASTGTSSFFLHPAEGVHGDLGMLARRDALVAISNSGETQELLQLLPYVKRLGIPVIAFTGRMNSTLAKNADVALDVSVQEEACPMGLAPTASTTATLALGDALAVALLQKRDFKEEDFARFHPGGTLGRRLLVKVKDLMHADSEIPMVQATVGGMAAMLEMSAKKLGMTTVVDHEGVLIGVITDGDLRRFIQRGTDLVNTTARELASHNPKTIGPQELAASAVEMMERYAITTLVVTEDGRTIRGVIHLHDLLKNGIV
- a CDS encoding Acyl-phosphate:glycerol-3-phosphate O-acyltransferase PlsY yields the protein MDQIGLTIGLTIFGYLLGAVPFGVVISKAMELPDPRTVGSKNVGFTNVLRVSGKKAGILTLIGDMGKGWVMGFAATQLLQVEWAILVVALAPFLGHLFSPFLGFKGGKGVATALGSVLGVAPLIGLLLLLAWIGAVALWRYSSGGALIAFGLFPIFTASLRPTTPFALFSVLMTALIVIKHKGNIERLWKGTESKMGQGRPS
- a CDS encoding CDP-diacylglycerol--glycerol-3-phosphate 3-phosphatidyltransferase, which produces MNRVLEVWRDIGEESLNLPNLLTLARILLIPVFIILFVNPTPDQSLAAAVVFTVAAVTDMLDGYIARRTGQVTKLGKLLDPIADKLLVLSALILLMNVDRVSALVALLIIAREVAVTGIRAIAAGEGMIIPAETTGKYKMTLQVVAIILLILEGTGLAELGNMHLAGTVTLYLSLVLGYVSGSQYVWSFWRQVVAKGL